In Agrobacterium sp. RAC06, a single window of DNA contains:
- a CDS encoding sensor histidine kinase: MARRQAQEEIVRLGRLFAQAPAAIAILEGPSHTFKLVNPAYEALVQRSDLVGRPVADALPEVRDQGFISLLDTVYTTQKPYQGKSAPIELVSPEGERQARYLDFVYQPVIDATGQSVGIFVQASDVTEAATAMAALRDSEQRFEAIVNSIDQMIWSTRPDGYHDYFNQRWYEYTGVSEGFTDGSEWENVFHPDDRTETRAKWLHSLETGEPYHVEYRLRHRSGVYRWVIGRAQCVRDKNGEISRWYGTCTDIHDLKVAEEARQLLLRELNHRVKNLFAITAGMINMTARSSPSVGEMAKSLHGRLQALAKAHHLIQPAIIAGSSVAETVAFHTLLEEILSPHLADRDRQVTLKGPEILLGPHASTSFALIFHELATNAAKYGPFRDAEGRLDVRWRMDKDALHLEWQENVALPEIKAPSQEGFGSKLARTSAIHQLGGSIDFEWLPAGVNIALTAAGERLGR, from the coding sequence TTGGCACGTCGGCAGGCGCAAGAAGAGATTGTCCGGCTAGGTCGCCTCTTTGCTCAGGCACCGGCTGCGATCGCCATCTTGGAAGGGCCTTCGCATACCTTCAAGCTGGTAAACCCTGCATACGAAGCGCTGGTTCAGCGTTCAGATCTCGTCGGCCGCCCGGTCGCGGATGCACTGCCGGAAGTCCGGGATCAAGGCTTCATCAGCTTGCTCGATACGGTGTACACGACGCAAAAGCCCTATCAGGGCAAGTCCGCCCCGATCGAGTTGGTATCGCCTGAGGGCGAAAGACAGGCCCGCTATCTCGACTTTGTCTATCAGCCTGTCATTGATGCCACTGGCCAGTCAGTTGGCATCTTCGTCCAAGCGTCTGATGTCACCGAAGCAGCAACGGCCATGGCCGCTCTCCGGGACAGTGAACAGCGTTTCGAAGCCATCGTGAACTCGATCGACCAGATGATCTGGTCGACACGACCGGACGGTTACCACGACTACTTCAACCAGCGTTGGTACGAATACACAGGCGTCAGCGAGGGCTTCACCGACGGCTCGGAATGGGAGAATGTCTTTCACCCCGATGACCGGACAGAAACCCGCGCGAAGTGGCTCCATAGCCTCGAGACAGGTGAACCCTATCACGTGGAGTACCGTCTTCGGCATCGCAGCGGTGTCTATCGCTGGGTCATCGGGCGCGCTCAATGTGTGCGCGACAAGAACGGCGAGATCAGCCGCTGGTATGGCACCTGCACGGATATTCACGATCTCAAGGTGGCCGAAGAAGCACGTCAGCTTCTGCTGCGGGAGCTCAACCATCGCGTCAAGAACCTCTTCGCTATAACTGCAGGCATGATCAACATGACCGCGCGCTCATCGCCGTCGGTCGGCGAGATGGCAAAATCACTGCACGGTCGCCTGCAGGCCCTGGCGAAGGCGCATCACCTGATCCAGCCGGCCATCATTGCCGGATCATCAGTTGCGGAAACCGTTGCATTCCATACACTTCTGGAAGAAATCCTGTCCCCGCACCTGGCGGATCGCGACAGACAAGTCACCCTGAAAGGTCCGGAAATACTCCTCGGGCCACATGCGTCAACGAGCTTTGCCCTGATCTTTCACGAGCTAGCGACCAATGCGGCAAAGTATGGCCCCTTCCGCGACGCGGAGGGACGACTGGATGTGCGATGGCGGATGGACAAGGATGCGCTGCATCTGGAATGGCAGGAGAATGTCGCTCTGCCCGAGATCAAGGCTCCCAGCCAGGAAGGCTTCGGCAGCAAGCTGGCACGAACCAGTGCTATCCATCAACTCGGCGGAAGCATCGATTTTGAGTGGCTGCCGGCTGGCGTGAACATTGCCCTCACTGCAGCAGGGGAACGGCTCGGCAGATAG
- a CDS encoding BA14K family protein yields MKPLIKLLSTSALAAGMVIGGVVLTSAALAPEEAPHNFTGLDIRDLWTMEPVRIDRSAQNLERLPPRYASHVVMVEPDVGASDQSVQAATAEQGSEVGDIDTLVTAAIDEATSGFGADTLPPEHFSWCEARYRSYDPVRNAYRSFSGDIRACDSPYQVEVMAELEEGNARVMTVSADGSNSGAGMEDEGHVMACMERYRSYRPSDNTYQPYGGGPRQPCQLVASF; encoded by the coding sequence ATGAAACCCTTGATAAAACTGCTGTCAACGTCAGCGCTCGCCGCCGGGATGGTGATTGGTGGCGTCGTCCTCACGTCAGCGGCGCTCGCACCGGAAGAAGCCCCCCACAACTTCACCGGCCTTGATATCAGGGACCTCTGGACGATGGAGCCCGTCCGCATCGACAGGTCCGCACAGAACCTGGAGCGTCTACCGCCCCGCTATGCAAGCCATGTGGTGATGGTCGAACCCGACGTGGGGGCATCGGATCAGAGCGTGCAGGCCGCGACCGCAGAACAGGGTTCCGAGGTCGGTGACATCGACACTCTCGTCACTGCAGCGATCGACGAAGCGACGTCCGGTTTCGGCGCCGACACGCTGCCTCCGGAGCATTTCTCCTGGTGTGAAGCGCGCTATCGTTCCTACGATCCCGTCCGCAATGCCTATCGCAGCTTCAGCGGCGACATTCGCGCTTGTGATTCACCCTATCAGGTCGAGGTCATGGCGGAGCTGGAAGAAGGCAACGCAAGGGTCATGACCGTTAGTGCCGACGGGAGCAATTCTGGTGCTGGCATGGAAGACGAAGGCCACGTCATGGCCTGCATGGAACGCTATCGCTCCTATCGTCCGAGCGACAACACCTACCAGCCTTATGGCGGCGGTCCGCGCCAGCCCTGTCAGCTGGTGGCGTCGTTCTGA
- a CDS encoding IlvD/Edd family dehydratase has protein sequence MTESETPKRRLRSQDWFDNPDHLDMTALYLERFMNYGTTPEELRSGKPIIGIAQSGSDINPCNRHHLDLAKRVRDGIRDAGGIPIEFPSHPLFENCKRPTAALDRNLAYLGLVELLYGYPFDGVVLTTGCDKTTPSALMAASTVDIPAIVLSGGPMLDGWHDGELVGSGTVIWRSRRKYAAGEISREEFLERALDSAPSPGHCNTMGTASTMNAIAEALGMSLTGCAAIPAAYRERGQMAYRTGKRAVELVLEDVRPSDILTREAFLNAIRVNSAIGGSTNAQPHLMAMAKHAGVELLPEDWQVHGYDIPLLANVQPAGAYLGERFHRAGGVPAIMWELMQAGKIDTTCRTVTGRTMAENLQGREATDREVIKPYHEPMRERAGFVVLKGNLFDFAIMKTSVISEGFRLRYLQEKGREGIFEGRAIVFDGSEDYHKRINDPALEIDEDCVLVIRGAGPLGWPGSAEVVNMQPPDHLIKRGILSLPTIGDGRQSGTADSPSILNASPESAAGGGLAWVRTGDTIRIDLNEGCCDMLVGDEEIERRKAEGIPPVPKDATPWQRLYRQTVTQLADGATIKNAEEFRQISKTPPRHNH, from the coding sequence ATGACCGAATCTGAAACACCGAAACGCCGTCTCCGTTCCCAGGACTGGTTCGACAATCCAGATCACCTCGACATGACCGCGCTCTATCTGGAGCGCTTCATGAACTATGGCACGACGCCGGAGGAGCTGCGCTCCGGCAAGCCGATCATCGGGATCGCCCAATCGGGCTCCGACATCAATCCCTGCAACCGTCATCACCTGGATCTTGCCAAACGCGTACGCGACGGCATCCGCGACGCTGGCGGCATTCCGATCGAATTCCCGTCGCATCCGCTGTTCGAGAACTGCAAGCGACCGACGGCCGCCCTTGACCGCAACCTTGCCTATCTCGGCCTGGTCGAGTTGCTCTACGGCTATCCCTTCGACGGCGTCGTGCTGACCACCGGCTGCGACAAGACCACGCCCTCTGCCCTAATGGCTGCATCGACGGTAGACATCCCGGCGATCGTGCTCTCCGGCGGCCCGATGCTTGACGGCTGGCATGATGGCGAACTGGTGGGTTCCGGCACGGTAATCTGGCGCTCGCGTCGCAAATATGCGGCCGGTGAGATCAGCCGCGAGGAATTCCTCGAACGCGCCCTCGATTCGGCCCCCTCTCCCGGCCATTGCAACACCATGGGCACCGCTTCGACCATGAACGCGATTGCCGAGGCACTCGGCATGTCGCTCACCGGCTGCGCCGCAATTCCCGCCGCTTACCGCGAACGCGGCCAGATGGCGTATCGCACCGGCAAGCGGGCGGTAGAACTCGTTCTGGAGGATGTCCGCCCCTCGGACATTCTCACCCGTGAAGCCTTTCTCAATGCCATCAGGGTCAACTCGGCGATCGGCGGATCGACCAATGCCCAGCCGCATCTGATGGCCATGGCCAAACATGCTGGCGTCGAACTCCTGCCTGAGGACTGGCAGGTTCACGGCTACGACATTCCGCTGCTCGCCAACGTACAGCCGGCCGGCGCCTATCTCGGCGAGCGGTTCCACCGCGCCGGCGGTGTACCGGCGATCATGTGGGAACTCATGCAGGCCGGAAAGATCGACACGACCTGTCGCACGGTGACCGGCCGCACCATGGCTGAGAACCTGCAAGGCAGGGAGGCGACGGATCGGGAGGTGATCAAGCCCTACCACGAACCGATGCGTGAACGCGCCGGCTTCGTGGTGCTGAAGGGCAACCTCTTCGACTTTGCGATCATGAAGACGAGCGTCATCTCCGAGGGTTTCCGCTTGCGTTACCTGCAGGAAAAGGGCCGCGAAGGCATCTTCGAGGGCCGCGCCATCGTCTTCGACGGCTCGGAGGACTACCACAAGCGCATCAACGACCCCGCTCTCGAGATCGACGAGGACTGCGTTCTCGTTATTCGCGGCGCAGGCCCGCTTGGCTGGCCGGGTTCGGCCGAAGTGGTCAACATGCAGCCGCCGGATCACCTCATCAAGCGGGGCATCCTCAGCCTTCCGACGATCGGCGACGGCCGCCAGTCCGGCACGGCCGACAGCCCCTCGATCCTCAATGCATCGCCTGAAAGTGCAGCCGGCGGCGGTCTGGCCTGGGTCAGGACCGGCGATACCATCCGCATCGACCTGAATGAGGGGTGTTGCGACATGCTGGTGGGCGACGAGGAAATCGAAAGGCGCAAGGCCGAGGGCATTCCGCCCGTGCCGAAAGACGCGACACCCTGGCAGCGGCTCTATCGTCAGACAGTCACCCAGTTGGCCGATGGCGCGACGATCAAAAACGCAGAGGAATTCCGCCAGATTTCCAAGACGCCTCCGCGTCACAACCATTGA
- a CDS encoding NAD(P)-dependent oxidoreductase: MGAPMARRLLAAGFLVTVWNRDSGKAEPLAAAGARLAESPADAVAGAHVVFTMLSDGSAVEDVLFTKGTAEALEKGTVVIDTSSIAPPIAKDHAKRLADRGVAHVDAPVSGGVVGAEAGTLAIMAGGDAEIIEGLAEIFAPLGRVTHVGPSGAGQICKLANQQIVAITIGAVAEALMLVEAGGASREKFREAIRGGFAESRILELHGQRMVERRFEPGGPSRLQLKDLNAVAAMAETFGLELPLTADVRQAFEAFVADGNGELDHSALLLHLEKINHRKGAADDRI, from the coding sequence ATGGGCGCGCCCATGGCCAGGCGCCTGCTTGCGGCAGGTTTCCTCGTCACGGTGTGGAATCGCGATAGCGGCAAGGCAGAGCCTCTGGCCGCAGCCGGTGCCAGGCTTGCAGAGAGCCCGGCAGACGCCGTCGCCGGCGCCCACGTGGTCTTCACCATGCTGTCGGATGGCTCCGCAGTCGAGGACGTGCTTTTCACCAAGGGTACGGCCGAAGCGCTGGAAAAGGGCACGGTCGTCATCGACACATCATCGATCGCACCGCCCATTGCAAAAGATCACGCTAAACGCCTCGCTGATCGCGGCGTCGCCCATGTCGATGCACCCGTGTCAGGTGGCGTCGTCGGGGCGGAAGCCGGCACGCTTGCGATCATGGCGGGCGGCGATGCCGAGATCATCGAGGGCCTTGCGGAAATCTTCGCCCCGCTGGGCCGGGTCACGCATGTCGGCCCATCAGGTGCTGGCCAGATCTGCAAGCTCGCCAACCAGCAGATCGTCGCGATCACCATCGGCGCCGTTGCAGAGGCGCTGATGCTCGTCGAAGCCGGCGGCGCGTCGCGGGAGAAGTTCCGCGAAGCAATCCGCGGCGGCTTCGCCGAAAGCCGCATACTGGAATTGCACGGCCAGCGCATGGTCGAGCGGCGCTTCGAGCCGGGTGGCCCCTCGCGCTTGCAGTTGAAGGATCTGAACGCCGTCGCCGCCATGGCCGAGACCTTTGGCCTTGAGCTTCCGCTGACAGCGGACGTTCGCCAGGCCTTCGAAGCCTTTGTTGCAGACGGCAATGGCGAACTCGACCACAGTGCTCTTCTGCTTCACCTGGAAAAGATCAACCACCGCAAAGGTGCCGCCGATGACCGAATCTGA
- the denD gene encoding D-erythronate dehydrogenase codes for MHILVIGAAGMVGRKLAQRLTRDGELQGRQIKAMTLADLVAADAPAGFDGRVTIETVDLSESASAERLIASRPDVIFHLAAIVSGEAELDFEKGYKINLDGTRYLFEAIRLAHMADGYCPRVVFTSSIAVVGAPLPYPIPDEFHTTPLTSYGTQKAICELLLSDYSRKGYFDGIGIRLPTICIRPGKPNKAASGFFSNILREPLVGQEAVLPVGEDVRHWHASSRSAVGFLIHGANIDLETVGPRRNLSMPGLSATVGEQIEALRRVAGEKAVKLIRHEPDEMIMRICAGWAPGFEATRARALGFTAENSFDEIIRVHIEDELGGKL; via the coding sequence ATGCATATTCTGGTGATTGGCGCGGCCGGCATGGTCGGACGCAAGCTGGCGCAACGGCTCACACGCGATGGAGAGCTGCAGGGACGGCAGATCAAGGCGATGACGCTCGCCGATCTCGTGGCTGCAGATGCTCCCGCAGGCTTCGACGGCAGGGTGACGATCGAGACCGTTGATCTGTCTGAGTCCGCATCTGCCGAGCGCCTGATCGCATCGCGCCCCGATGTCATCTTCCATCTCGCTGCGATCGTCTCAGGGGAAGCGGAACTCGACTTCGAAAAGGGTTACAAGATCAACCTCGACGGCACCCGCTACCTGTTCGAGGCAATCCGGCTTGCCCACATGGCTGACGGCTATTGCCCCCGAGTGGTATTCACCTCATCGATCGCGGTCGTCGGTGCGCCGTTGCCTTACCCGATCCCGGACGAGTTCCACACCACGCCGCTTACCAGCTACGGCACGCAGAAGGCGATTTGCGAACTGCTGCTCTCGGACTATTCCCGAAAGGGGTATTTCGACGGCATCGGCATCCGCCTGCCAACAATCTGCATTCGCCCCGGCAAGCCGAACAAGGCAGCCTCGGGCTTCTTCTCCAACATCCTGCGCGAACCGCTGGTCGGCCAGGAGGCCGTCTTGCCGGTGGGCGAGGATGTCCGCCACTGGCACGCCTCGTCCAGATCTGCGGTCGGCTTCCTCATCCACGGCGCAAACATCGACCTGGAAACGGTCGGCCCACGCCGCAACCTGTCGATGCCGGGCCTCAGCGCAACCGTTGGCGAGCAGATCGAAGCGCTGCGCCGCGTGGCAGGGGAGAAAGCGGTCAAGCTCATCCGCCACGAGCCCGACGAGATGATCATGCGCATCTGCGCCGGCTGGGCGCCGGGCTTCGAAGCAACCCGAGCCCGCGCACTCGGCTTTACCGCCGAAAACTCTTTCGATGAAATCATTCGGGTGCATATCGAGGATGAACTGGGAGGCAAGCTTTGA
- a CDS encoding FAD-binding oxidoreductase — protein sequence MVVVGAEVERYCRDWHGDVTTGAVAVVRPRTTEEVSLVVRTIRSLGLAIVPQGGNTGLVLGGIPDAPASQVVVSLERMTAIRRIDADDFSAVVEAGVILQDFKDKVEDAGLYFPLALGAQGSCRIGGNVSTNAGGINVLRYGMTRELVLGLEVVLPDGSIFEGLSTLRKDNRGVDLKQLFIGAEGTLGIVTAAAFKLAPPAEKVATALLGLGALSDAITLYRRARRDCCDLMSAFEFMPPIAFTLAQEAIPDLAMPMSADYPAYVLLEISGSGLVDIEDLMHRFLEGVLEDGLVLDGVVATSRSQARSLWLFREGMNEGQAKRGPHLRTDVSVPLSRLPEFVEQAEAAIAARLPDCTCVSYGHVGDGNVHLNVLPPSGLSRDEVAARIYTAKNVVNDVLDGFQGSISAEHGIGRLKKPDFLSRVPATQLKLLTAIKQTIDPSGVMNPGCQLNSSADS from the coding sequence ATGGTCGTCGTCGGCGCCGAGGTCGAGCGCTACTGCCGGGATTGGCATGGGGATGTCACGACCGGCGCTGTGGCGGTTGTCCGTCCGCGAACGACTGAGGAGGTCTCGCTTGTCGTTCGAACCATCCGCTCTCTGGGGTTAGCGATCGTGCCGCAAGGCGGCAATACGGGGCTGGTTCTCGGGGGCATTCCCGATGCACCGGCGAGCCAGGTTGTCGTCAGTCTCGAGCGCATGACGGCGATCCGCCGCATCGATGCGGATGATTTCTCGGCCGTCGTTGAGGCGGGTGTCATCCTGCAGGATTTCAAGGACAAGGTAGAGGATGCAGGGCTCTACTTCCCGCTTGCGCTCGGTGCGCAGGGTTCCTGCCGGATCGGCGGCAATGTCTCGACGAATGCGGGCGGCATCAACGTGTTGCGCTACGGTATGACGCGCGAACTCGTGCTTGGTCTCGAAGTCGTCCTGCCCGATGGCTCGATTTTCGAAGGTTTGTCCACGCTGCGCAAAGACAATCGCGGGGTCGATCTAAAGCAGTTGTTCATCGGGGCGGAGGGCACGCTTGGTATCGTCACCGCCGCTGCCTTCAAGCTTGCTCCGCCGGCTGAGAAGGTTGCGACGGCTTTGCTGGGTCTCGGAGCATTGTCGGATGCGATCACGCTCTACCGGCGTGCGCGACGAGACTGCTGCGACCTAATGTCGGCCTTCGAGTTCATGCCGCCGATCGCCTTCACCCTCGCGCAAGAAGCAATTCCTGATCTCGCCATGCCGATGAGCGCCGATTATCCGGCCTATGTGCTGCTTGAGATCTCGGGTTCCGGCCTTGTCGATATCGAAGACCTGATGCACCGCTTTCTTGAAGGCGTGCTGGAGGACGGCCTGGTGCTGGACGGCGTCGTCGCAACGTCGCGGAGCCAGGCCCGCTCTCTCTGGCTCTTCCGCGAGGGGATGAATGAGGGGCAGGCCAAACGTGGGCCGCATCTGCGAACGGATGTGTCCGTGCCCCTGTCGCGACTTCCGGAGTTCGTTGAGCAGGCTGAAGCGGCCATCGCAGCGCGCTTGCCGGATTGCACCTGCGTTTCCTACGGTCATGTCGGTGACGGCAATGTCCATCTCAACGTGTTGCCGCCCTCGGGTCTTTCCCGCGACGAGGTGGCCGCGAGGATCTACACGGCGAAAAATGTCGTGAATGATGTTCTGGATGGTTTCCAAGGTTCGATCAGCGCCGAGCACGGCATCGGTCGCCTGAAGAAGCCGGACTTTCTCTCGCGTGTGCCGGCCACGCAGCTGAAACTCCTGACTGCGATCAAGCAGACCATCGATCCCTCCGGGGTCATGAACCCCGGTTGCCAATTGAATTCGAGTGCGGATTCGTGA
- a CDS encoding FadR/GntR family transcriptional regulator, translated as MSIDLGQLNFGQIRRSEHLPARIAAQLADEISQGRLKPGERLPTEHVLAKTLGVSRSVVREAIAQLRNEGLVETRQGVGAFVSEPSARPIRIKDGELSEPQSFRALFQLRVPLEIEAAGLAAVHHTSEDLAKIDEALSRMTGAEKWTEQGIVADLAFHRAVAEATHNEYFALFIGFIAERISLAIDAARSRAVLEEIVEVTIAEHVRLRDAIARRDGAGAREAMRAHLHGAASRIDLSLEQF; from the coding sequence ATGTCGATCGATCTCGGGCAGTTGAATTTCGGACAGATCAGGCGCAGTGAGCACCTGCCCGCCCGAATTGCCGCGCAATTGGCCGACGAGATCAGCCAGGGACGTCTGAAGCCAGGTGAGCGATTGCCGACCGAGCATGTGCTGGCCAAGACGCTCGGCGTCAGCCGGTCTGTCGTGCGCGAGGCCATCGCGCAGTTGCGGAACGAAGGCCTGGTGGAGACCCGGCAGGGTGTCGGTGCCTTCGTCAGCGAACCTTCGGCCAGACCGATCCGTATCAAGGATGGCGAACTCTCCGAGCCTCAGAGCTTTCGCGCGCTGTTCCAGCTGCGTGTGCCACTCGAAATCGAAGCGGCGGGGCTCGCCGCCGTGCACCACACCTCGGAGGATCTTGCGAAGATCGACGAGGCGCTGTCGCGCATGACGGGGGCCGAGAAGTGGACGGAGCAGGGCATCGTCGCCGATCTCGCCTTCCACCGGGCCGTCGCCGAGGCGACACACAACGAGTATTTCGCGCTGTTCATCGGCTTCATCGCCGAGCGCATCAGCCTGGCGATCGATGCGGCACGCTCCCGCGCCGTGCTTGAGGAAATCGTTGAAGTGACCATCGCCGAACATGTCCGGCTGAGAGACGCGATCGCCAGGCGCGACGGTGCGGGCGCACGCGAGGCCATGCGCGCCCATCTGCACGGTGCTGCAAGCCGGATCGATCTCAGCCTCGAGCAATTCTGA
- a CDS encoding fumarylacetoacetate hydrolase family protein, with the protein MQRRQSLESVYILPEDSSQAVLVGRVWSKAAAGPCPVIVRHGTLYDLTGLASTVSALFEFEDLAERLMAEESLPALGTLNQFLSGDAGHLLAPIDLQAVKAAGVTFADSMLERVIEEQAKGDAGRAQAIREKLAPVLGDSLRGLVAGSEQAAKVKTLLQDMGLWSQYLEVGIGPDAEIFTKAQPMSSVTCGDTVGIHPISQWNNPEPEIVLAVRSDGKIIGATLGNDVNLRDVEGRSALLLGKAKDNNASCSIGPFVRLFHGSFTMDVLRKVRVSLLVRGEDGFEMTGESPMEAISRAPENLVAQLRNRNHQYPDGAVLFLGTMFAPVKDRRGAGQGFTHEVGDRVEIATPTLGRLVNWVDRTDACPEWTFGTRALFRNLAQRGLLDKA; encoded by the coding sequence TTGCAGCGCCGTCAAAGTCTCGAATCCGTCTATATTCTGCCGGAAGATTCCTCCCAGGCTGTGCTGGTCGGCAGGGTTTGGTCTAAGGCCGCCGCGGGTCCTTGCCCGGTAATCGTGCGCCACGGCACCCTCTACGACCTGACTGGTCTTGCCTCTACGGTTTCCGCACTGTTCGAGTTTGAAGATCTCGCCGAGCGCTTGATGGCTGAGGAGAGCCTGCCTGCTCTGGGCACGCTCAACCAGTTCCTGTCCGGCGACGCCGGTCATCTGCTCGCCCCCATTGATCTTCAAGCCGTCAAGGCCGCCGGTGTCACCTTCGCAGATAGCATGCTGGAGCGGGTGATCGAGGAGCAGGCGAAGGGCGATGCCGGGCGTGCCCAGGCCATCCGCGAGAAGCTTGCACCCGTTTTGGGCGACAGCTTGCGGGGACTGGTCGCCGGCTCCGAGCAGGCGGCGAAGGTGAAAACACTGCTGCAGGACATGGGCCTCTGGTCGCAATATCTGGAGGTCGGGATCGGCCCCGACGCGGAGATCTTCACCAAGGCTCAGCCGATGTCGTCGGTCACCTGTGGCGATACTGTCGGCATTCATCCGATTTCCCAATGGAACAATCCGGAGCCCGAAATCGTTCTTGCCGTTCGTTCCGATGGCAAGATCATCGGCGCGACGCTCGGCAACGATGTGAATCTGCGAGATGTCGAGGGCCGGTCGGCGCTGCTCTTGGGGAAGGCGAAGGACAATAATGCATCGTGCTCGATAGGGCCCTTCGTCCGGCTTTTCCATGGCAGCTTCACGATGGACGTGCTGCGCAAGGTTCGCGTCTCGCTGCTCGTGCGCGGCGAGGACGGCTTTGAAATGACGGGGGAAAGTCCGATGGAAGCGATCAGCCGGGCGCCTGAGAACCTTGTTGCCCAATTGCGCAACCGAAACCACCAATACCCCGATGGTGCTGTGCTGTTCCTCGGCACCATGTTCGCGCCGGTCAAGGATCGCCGTGGTGCTGGCCAAGGCTTCACGCATGAGGTTGGCGATCGCGTCGAGATTGCGACACCAACGCTTGGTCGTCTGGTCAACTGGGTCGATCGCACGGATGCCTGCCCGGAATGGACCTTCGGAACACGTGCTCTTTTCCGCAACCTGGCCCAACGCGGCCTGCTCGACAAGGCGTGA